One Qiania dongpingensis genomic window carries:
- a CDS encoding amidohydrolase: MKQIYHGNVLTMSEDMRRSVREAENAVFPDGILTEDGIIRRVGSFDALRKEAPEAEVFDYGNGTILPGFIDGHSHLSAVAYSMILFNAKPSPSGNCDTPEQLIEEAKKFLRTITLEPGQWFLGLGYDNAVFPGERHLTRQELDQISTEIPIAITHVSGHLCAVNTKAMELYGYDKPGCDVPAGGEVDASGLLKEEAFLSPAKASVVKGPSPAQLMKALEQASDYYASFGITTMQDGKVRKGELELLKAAGRAGAIRGDVVIYLAPETAEEYLPKQNPAENLYESHCRLGGAKIFLDGSPQGKTAWLSMPYHIVPEGQPEDYCGMPVQEEQDVREFFEKCIRNRWQVNVHANGDAAIEQMLRCYEYALMDTKKGSGGNENLRPVVIHCQTVRREQLTRMAKLGMTASFFLDHVYYWGDYHYSSVLGAERASVISPLRWAEEEKIPFTLHQDSPVVEPNILFSIHNAVNRRTKEGRVLGENQRISVLEALEAVTVHGAYQIFEEGSKGAIEPDRRADFVVLEKNPLETLPEEIKDIRITATVKDGRIIYER; the protein is encoded by the coding sequence ATGAAACAGATTTATCACGGGAATGTTTTGACAATGAGTGAAGATATGAGGAGGTCTGTCCGGGAAGCAGAGAACGCTGTTTTTCCCGATGGGATTTTGACGGAGGACGGCATCATCAGGCGGGTGGGGAGCTTTGATGCGCTCCGGAAGGAGGCGCCGGAGGCAGAGGTGTTTGACTATGGAAACGGCACGATTCTGCCCGGTTTCATCGACGGGCATTCTCATCTGAGCGCCGTGGCGTATAGCATGATCCTCTTTAACGCCAAGCCTTCTCCTTCCGGAAACTGCGATACACCGGAACAGCTGATAGAAGAAGCAAAAAAGTTTCTCCGCACCATTACCCTGGAGCCGGGCCAGTGGTTTCTGGGGCTGGGATATGACAACGCGGTTTTTCCGGGAGAGAGGCATCTGACCAGACAGGAGTTGGATCAGATCTCAACGGAGATTCCCATTGCCATCACCCATGTATCCGGTCATCTTTGCGCGGTAAATACAAAAGCCATGGAGCTCTATGGCTATGACAAGCCGGGCTGTGACGTGCCCGCAGGCGGAGAAGTGGATGCTTCGGGACTGCTGAAAGAAGAAGCGTTCCTGTCGCCTGCCAAGGCGTCCGTTGTAAAAGGGCCGTCTCCCGCTCAGCTCATGAAGGCGCTGGAACAGGCGTCGGATTATTATGCTTCCTTTGGAATCACTACCATGCAGGATGGAAAGGTGAGGAAGGGAGAGCTGGAACTTCTGAAGGCGGCAGGCAGGGCAGGCGCCATCCGCGGCGATGTGGTGATCTACCTTGCGCCGGAGACGGCGGAGGAATATCTGCCAAAACAAAATCCGGCTGAAAACCTCTATGAGTCCCACTGCAGGCTGGGAGGGGCAAAGATTTTTCTGGACGGCTCTCCCCAGGGAAAGACCGCCTGGCTCTCTATGCCGTATCATATCGTGCCGGAGGGGCAGCCGGAGGATTACTGCGGGATGCCGGTGCAGGAGGAACAGGATGTCCGGGAGTTCTTTGAAAAATGTATCCGGAATCGGTGGCAGGTCAATGTCCATGCCAATGGAGACGCAGCGATCGAACAGATGCTGCGGTGCTATGAATACGCCCTCATGGATACGAAGAAAGGAAGCGGCGGGAATGAAAACCTGCGGCCGGTGGTGATTCACTGTCAGACGGTGAGAAGAGAGCAGCTGACCCGTATGGCGAAGCTGGGAATGACGGCCAGCTTCTTCCTGGATCATGTATATTACTGGGGAGATTACCATTACAGCTCGGTTCTTGGAGCGGAGCGGGCATCGGTGATCAGTCCTCTGCGGTGGGCGGAGGAAGAGAAAATTCCATTTACCCTCCACCAGGATTCCCCTGTGGTGGAACCAAATATTCTGTTTTCCATTCATAATGCGGTGAACAGGCGGACAAAGGAAGGCCGCGTTCTGGGGGAGAATCAGAGAATATCTGTCCTGGAAGCGCTGGAGGCCGTGACAGTCCACGGAGCATACCAGATTTTTGAAGAAGGGTCAAAAGGGGCCATTGAACCGGACAGGCGGGCAGATTTCGTGGTATTGGAGAAGAATCCTCTGGAGACTCTTCCGGAGGAGATAAAGGATATCCGGATAACCGCCACGGTAAAGGATGGAAGGATCATATACGAAAGATAG
- a CDS encoding ABC transporter ATP-binding protein, with protein MNNNKLNVKTAKRLFGYIAGQNKIQFALVLICIFLSTMANVAGSLFLQILIDNYIEPLLLEAAPVFDGLVRAILTMAFIYAAGVVSTFFYNWLMAGISQGVQKRIRDKMFAHMQTLPIRYFDTHTFGDVMSHYTNDIDTLRQMVSQSFPQLLSSCMTIVMVFCAMLYTSVYLTLFILVTITCLILVSKKVAGKSASFFIRQQKSLGDVNGYIEEMVSGQKVIKVFCHEEEAKEEFDKKNDELCRNASSANTFANILAPITMNLGNLQYVLLAVFGGLLAVNGIGGLTLGAIASFLQLSRSFTMPINQMSMQINAIIMALAGAERIFRLIDEEPEADDGYVTLVRIRVKESAPEEYRKVREAGTGGGDELPEQIPAKFVEETSDRNGMWAWRHPHETGEVTYTRLTGDVRFFDVDFGYEENKIVLHNVSLYAKPGQKIAFVGATGAGKTTITNLINRFYDIDDGKIRYDNININKIKKTDLRRSLGIVLQDTNLFTGTVMENIRYGRLDASDEEVRRAAKLANADGFIERLPDGYDTMITGNGANLSQGQRQLLSIARAAVADPPVMILDEATSSIDTRTESIVQRGMDSLMKGRTVFVIAHRLSTVKNSNAILVLEHGRVIERGSHEQLIEERGKYYQLYTGAFELE; from the coding sequence ATGAATAACAATAAGCTGAATGTGAAAACCGCGAAACGGCTGTTCGGCTATATCGCAGGACAGAATAAGATTCAATTCGCGCTGGTCCTTATCTGCATTTTTCTGAGTACGATGGCAAATGTGGCGGGCTCACTGTTTTTACAGATCCTGATCGACAATTATATTGAACCGCTCCTTCTGGAGGCGGCGCCTGTCTTTGACGGACTGGTGCGGGCCATTCTGACCATGGCTTTTATATATGCGGCGGGCGTGGTGTCTACTTTCTTTTATAACTGGCTGATGGCCGGGATCTCTCAGGGGGTTCAGAAGCGCATCCGGGATAAAATGTTCGCCCATATGCAGACGCTGCCGATCCGGTATTTTGACACCCATACCTTCGGGGATGTAATGAGTCATTATACCAACGACATTGATACGCTGAGGCAGATGGTATCTCAGAGCTTCCCGCAGCTTTTGTCTTCCTGTATGACCATTGTCATGGTTTTCTGTGCCATGCTGTACACAAGCGTCTATCTGACCTTATTCATCCTGGTGACCATCACCTGTCTGATACTGGTTTCTAAAAAGGTGGCGGGGAAAAGCGCATCATTTTTCATAAGACAGCAGAAATCTCTCGGAGACGTCAACGGTTATATTGAAGAGATGGTAAGCGGACAGAAGGTCATCAAGGTGTTCTGCCACGAGGAAGAGGCCAAGGAGGAATTTGACAAAAAGAACGATGAGCTGTGCAGGAATGCGTCCAGCGCCAATACATTTGCCAATATCTTAGCTCCGATCACAATGAACCTGGGCAACCTTCAGTATGTTCTGCTGGCTGTATTTGGGGGACTGCTGGCCGTAAATGGGATCGGCGGCCTGACCTTGGGGGCGATTGCTTCCTTCCTTCAGCTCTCTCGAAGCTTCACTATGCCCATTAACCAGATGTCCATGCAGATAAACGCCATAATCATGGCACTTGCAGGAGCGGAGCGAATATTCCGTCTCATTGATGAGGAACCGGAGGCCGATGACGGATATGTGACCCTGGTCAGGATCCGGGTGAAGGAAAGCGCTCCCGAAGAATACCGGAAGGTACGAGAGGCCGGGACAGGAGGGGGCGATGAGCTTCCGGAACAGATACCGGCTAAATTCGTGGAAGAGACCTCGGATCGAAACGGCATGTGGGCCTGGAGGCATCCCCATGAGACAGGAGAAGTCACTTATACCAGGCTGACCGGAGACGTGAGGTTTTTCGATGTGGACTTCGGATATGAGGAGAATAAGATCGTCCTTCATAATGTGAGCCTTTATGCGAAGCCGGGACAGAAGATTGCTTTTGTCGGCGCCACCGGCGCCGGAAAAACCACGATTACCAATCTGATCAACCGGTTCTACGACATCGATGACGGAAAGATCCGGTATGACAATATCAACATCAACAAGATCAAGAAGACGGACTTAAGGCGTTCCCTCGGAATCGTGCTTCAGGATACGAACCTGTTCACAGGAACGGTCATGGAGAACATCCGCTATGGAAGGCTGGACGCCTCCGATGAGGAGGTCCGGAGGGCCGCGAAGCTGGCCAATGCCGACGGTTTCATAGAGCGTCTGCCGGATGGATACGATACGATGATCACAGGAAACGGCGCCAATCTCTCCCAGGGGCAGAGGCAGCTGCTCTCCATCGCCCGGGCAGCAGTGGCCGATCCGCCGGTCATGATACTGGATGAAGCTACTTCCAGTATCGACACCAGGACAGAATCCATTGTCCAAAGAGGCATGGACAGCCTGATGAAAGGACGGACCGTCTTCGTGATCGCTCACCGTCTCTCCACCGTGAAGAATTCCAATGCGATCCTGGTTCTGGAGCATGGAAGAGTCATAGAACGGGGAAGCCACGAACAGCTGATAGAAGAACGTGGAAAGTATTACCAGCTGTATACAGGGGCCTTTGAACTGGAATAG
- a CDS encoding MarR family winged helix-turn-helix transcriptional regulator, with protein sequence MKSGKEEQDTDRNKEEQWRMEHIGFEIKQAAKLVNRHIGNTASVKYAKQVTGTHGWILRYLYEHKDEDMFQKDIEKRFDIRRSSATGLLQLMEKNGLIYREPVDYDARLKRIVMTEKAISIHESISREIDEVERQVSRGLSEEEIRILLQVLDKVQRNLSSAERPEKKE encoded by the coding sequence ATGAAGAGTGGTAAGGAAGAACAAGACACAGATCGAAATAAGGAAGAGCAGTGGAGGATGGAACACATCGGGTTTGAAATAAAGCAGGCTGCGAAACTGGTGAACCGGCATATTGGGAATACCGCGTCGGTCAAGTATGCGAAGCAGGTGACCGGGACCCATGGCTGGATCCTTCGGTATCTTTATGAGCATAAGGATGAGGACATGTTCCAAAAGGACATCGAAAAACGGTTTGATATCCGGCGTTCATCTGCTACGGGATTGCTGCAGCTGATGGAAAAAAACGGGCTGATCTATCGGGAGCCGGTGGATTATGATGCAAGGCTTAAACGGATCGTGATGACGGAGAAAGCAATATCCATTCATGAATCTATTTCCAGAGAAATCGACGAGGTGGAGAGACAGGTATCCAGGGGACTGTCCGAGGAAGAAATCCGGATTCTCCTGCAGGTGCTGGATAAGGTACAGAGGAATCTAAGCAGTGCCGAGAGGCCGGAAAAGAAAGAATAA
- a CDS encoding spore maturation protein, whose amino-acid sequence MIYFSNLLIPMVVCYIAVQGLLAGRPIFEDFIRGAKDGLKTVAGILPTLVGLMIGTGVLRASGFLDTLAVLLSKIISPSFLPSQVLPVILVKLFSSSAATGLALDIFKEFGPDSLSGRMVSIILSCTETVFYTMSVYFMSVKIKKTRHTLPGALLATFVGIIVSVVLAVRM is encoded by the coding sequence ATGATTTATTTTTCCAATCTGCTCATCCCCATGGTGGTGTGCTATATTGCAGTTCAGGGGCTGCTTGCGGGCAGGCCTATTTTCGAGGATTTTATCCGGGGGGCAAAGGACGGTCTTAAAACTGTGGCGGGGATTCTTCCTACGCTGGTAGGGTTAATGATCGGCACCGGCGTTCTCCGGGCTTCCGGTTTTCTTGATACGCTGGCGGTCCTTTTGTCAAAGATCATTTCCCCTTCTTTTCTCCCTTCCCAGGTGCTTCCAGTGATTCTGGTGAAGCTTTTCTCCTCTTCGGCAGCAACGGGCCTCGCCCTGGATATCTTCAAGGAGTTCGGGCCGGATTCCCTTTCCGGAAGAATGGTATCCATAATCTTAAGCTGTACGGAGACCGTTTTTTATACCATGAGTGTGTATTTTATGAGCGTGAAGATCAAAAAGACCCGGCACACGCTTCCTGGGGCGCTTTTGGCCACCTTCGTGGGAATCATAGTCAGTGTGGTGCTGGCAGTCCGGATGTGA
- a CDS encoding xylulokinase encodes MTENRNMVKEEIVSGKTILGIEFGSTRIKAVLIGKDHTPLASGSHDWENRYTDGFWTYTLEDIWTGLQDCYRKMADEVKDQYGETLRSVGAVGFSAMMHGYMAFDGQGNLMVPFRTWRNSNTGEAAEKLTELFHYNIPQRWSIAHLYQAMLNGEAHVEKIDFITTLAGYVHWRLSGERVLGIGDASGMFPIDTEKKEYDRTMMAAFDRLAEEQKLPWKLEDILPQIRLAGEAAGVLTEEGARLLDPSGELSAGIPLCPPEGDAGTGMTATNSVAKRTGNVSAGTSVFSMIVLEKELKKVYPEIDLVTTPSGNLVAMVHANNCTSDLNAWVGLFREFAECMGAETDMTKIYSALYHKALEGDSDCGGLLSYGYLSGENITGLLEGRPLFVRTPESKFSLANFMRTHLYSSLGALKIGLDILFQSEQVKVDEVLAHGGLFKTKGVGQRILAAAMNTDISVMETAGEGGAWGIALLAAYLVQKEEGESLEDYLDKKVFSGKDKVRMSPDPADTQGFEAFMETYKTGIRIEKAAVDCLPL; translated from the coding sequence ATGACGGAGAATCGGAACATGGTAAAGGAAGAGATCGTAAGCGGGAAAACGATCCTGGGCATTGAATTTGGATCGACCAGGATCAAGGCAGTGCTGATCGGGAAGGATCATACGCCTCTGGCATCGGGAAGTCATGACTGGGAGAACCGCTATACGGACGGGTTTTGGACCTACACGCTGGAGGATATCTGGACGGGGCTTCAGGACTGTTATCGGAAGATGGCGGATGAAGTAAAGGACCAATATGGAGAAACTCTCCGGTCGGTGGGGGCTGTCGGCTTCAGCGCCATGATGCACGGCTATATGGCCTTTGACGGTCAGGGGAATCTCATGGTGCCGTTCCGCACCTGGAGGAACAGCAATACGGGAGAGGCCGCAGAAAAGCTTACGGAGCTGTTTCACTACAATATACCCCAAAGATGGAGCATCGCTCACCTGTATCAGGCGATGCTGAATGGGGAAGCCCATGTGGAGAAAATCGATTTTATTACGACCTTAGCCGGATATGTCCACTGGAGGCTGTCGGGAGAGCGGGTGCTGGGCATCGGAGACGCCTCAGGCATGTTCCCGATCGATACGGAAAAAAAGGAATATGACAGGACGATGATGGCGGCCTTTGACCGTCTTGCGGAGGAACAGAAGCTTCCGTGGAAGCTTGAGGATATTTTGCCGCAGATACGCCTTGCCGGGGAGGCGGCGGGAGTCCTCACAGAGGAGGGAGCCAGGCTTCTGGATCCCAGTGGGGAGCTTTCAGCAGGAATTCCGCTGTGTCCTCCCGAGGGCGACGCAGGCACCGGAATGACGGCTACCAACAGTGTGGCGAAGCGCACCGGAAACGTATCTGCGGGAACCTCTGTTTTTTCCATGATCGTACTGGAAAAGGAGCTGAAAAAGGTATATCCGGAAATAGACTTAGTGACGACGCCCTCCGGAAATCTGGTCGCCATGGTGCATGCCAACAACTGCACCTCGGATCTGAACGCCTGGGTTGGATTGTTCCGGGAATTCGCGGAATGCATGGGAGCCGAAACGGACATGACAAAGATTTATTCTGCTCTGTATCATAAGGCGCTGGAAGGGGACAGCGACTGCGGAGGCCTTCTTTCCTACGGCTATCTGTCAGGGGAGAATATCACCGGTCTTTTAGAGGGAAGGCCCTTATTCGTTCGGACTCCGGAAAGTAAATTCAGTCTGGCTAATTTTATGAGGACGCATCTGTATTCTTCCCTGGGAGCTTTGAAGATAGGGCTGGATATCCTGTTCCAGAGCGAACAGGTCAAGGTGGATGAGGTTCTGGCCCACGGTGGTCTTTTTAAGACCAAAGGAGTGGGACAGAGAATTTTGGCGGCTGCCATGAACACAGATATATCTGTGATGGAGACGGCCGGTGAAGGAGGAGCCTGGGGAATCGCTCTTCTGGCGGCCTACCTGGTTCAGAAAGAGGAAGGGGAAAGCCTGGAAGATTATCTGGACAAAAAGGTATTCTCCGGGAAGGACAAAGTGCGTATGTCTCCGGACCCGGCAGACACCCAAGGCTTTGAGGCATTTATGGAGACATATAAGACAGGGATCAGAATTGAAAAAGCTGCCGTGGACTGTCTCCCGTTATAA
- a CDS encoding Smr/MutS family protein: MAGLSMGIVEVDIHGMNRFQAKNLIAGRLKRAGGDIYRIRVIHGYHNGTSLKEMVRKEFRGHPKVLRVEAAMNPGETDLVLREF, encoded by the coding sequence ATGGCGGGGCTTTCAATGGGAATCGTGGAGGTAGACATCCATGGCATGAATCGTTTCCAGGCAAAGAACCTGATCGCAGGCAGACTAAAGCGGGCAGGCGGCGACATTTACCGCATCCGGGTCATACACGGCTACCATAACGGGACGTCTTTGAAGGAGATGGTGCGGAAGGAATTCCGGGGTCATCCAAAGGTCCTGCGAGTGGAGGCCGCCATGAATCCAGGGGAAACGGACCTTGTGCTGAGAGAATTTTAA
- a CDS encoding TetR/AcrR family transcriptional regulator — protein sequence MTNEKELSGKKEAIYGSVWNIYVGGKDLGLIRMGEISEASGIPKGTIYEYFRTKDQLIAEAVIWSIGQEVSALCERVEKAENFDQKWDMVLEWVRSPAAQSILMIDFISGDKMPESLKGELMRLHRETCCGDDTAVRVMNTLLEAGQRDGVLESRGSHLARRSILYSAIAPVLMYGKKREEFKDTPWEEVKAYSKKLLVVAFKKD from the coding sequence ATGACTAATGAAAAGGAATTGTCCGGTAAAAAAGAGGCCATCTATGGCAGTGTCTGGAATATCTACGTCGGAGGGAAGGATTTAGGGCTGATCCGTATGGGAGAGATCTCCGAGGCGTCCGGTATTCCGAAGGGTACGATCTATGAATATTTTCGCACGAAGGATCAGCTGATCGCTGAAGCCGTGATCTGGTCCATCGGACAGGAGGTCTCCGCTCTCTGTGAAAGAGTAGAAAAGGCGGAGAACTTCGATCAAAAATGGGATATGGTCTTGGAATGGGTGCGTTCTCCGGCAGCTCAGTCCATATTGATGATCGATTTCATAAGCGGGGATAAAATGCCGGAGAGTCTGAAGGGAGAATTGATGCGGCTTCACAGGGAGACGTGCTGCGGAGACGATACTGCGGTCAGGGTCATGAATACTCTTTTGGAAGCAGGGCAAAGAGACGGCGTCCTGGAAAGCCGCGGAAGCCATCTGGCAAGACGCTCTATTCTGTACAGCGCCATCGCTCCGGTGCTGATGTACGGCAAGAAACGGGAGGAATTTAAAGATACGCCGTGGGAAGAGGTTAAGGCGTACTCCAAAAAGCTTCTGGTCGTAGCGTTTAAAAAGGACTGA